In Halobacteriovorax sp. HLS, the following are encoded in one genomic region:
- the ftsZ gene encoding cell division protein FtsZ produces the protein MFEIEQENSVVANGAKIRVVGIGGGGCNAVNTMIRAGLTGVEYIVANTDQQALNANLAPTKIQLGAEITKGLGAGANPEVGRKAALDEYEKLSEVLEGSDMIFITAGMGGGTGTGAAPVIAKLAKELGALTVGVVTKPFLFEGKKRFRQADAGIQVLEENVDSLITIPNQRLLYMAGESLSLVDTFKKADEVLLNAVRGISDLINTTGHINADFADVKTVMVNKGLALMGTGLCSGPDRAIKAATEAISSPLLEDISINGATGIIINITGNDSLTMHETNEAVTLIMEAADEDAEIIFGTVIDDTMEDNIKVTVVATGLGGLEKVHHASVTRTEQMVERLRPEPVVQRQAPKNWENNQNTEMRTQDTAHVSSQSTEQTWSQPASQEVKPETVEEFVSAPVETQNWDQPTYREREEMPARNEAQANSSLAQSIRDAATRYESGKTEQVQTAPARPAQQESVSVNRAKSIAEKLGFINFDEDELDTPSFLRKDENQSHNNAEF, from the coding sequence ATGTTTGAGATTGAACAAGAAAATTCTGTTGTAGCGAACGGTGCAAAAATTAGAGTAGTAGGTATTGGTGGAGGCGGATGTAATGCTGTTAACACTATGATTAGAGCAGGACTTACTGGAGTTGAGTACATTGTTGCAAACACTGATCAGCAAGCTTTAAACGCTAACCTTGCACCAACAAAGATTCAGCTGGGAGCTGAAATAACAAAAGGTCTAGGAGCAGGTGCAAATCCAGAAGTTGGAAGAAAAGCAGCTTTAGACGAATATGAAAAATTAAGTGAAGTTCTAGAAGGTTCAGACATGATCTTTATTACTGCCGGAATGGGTGGTGGAACTGGTACAGGGGCAGCTCCTGTTATTGCAAAACTTGCTAAAGAGCTTGGTGCTCTAACTGTTGGTGTTGTGACTAAACCATTTCTTTTCGAAGGAAAGAAAAGATTTCGTCAAGCGGATGCAGGAATTCAAGTATTAGAAGAAAATGTTGACTCTTTGATTACAATTCCTAATCAAAGACTGCTTTATATGGCAGGAGAAAGTTTATCTCTAGTAGATACTTTTAAAAAGGCCGATGAAGTTTTACTGAATGCTGTTAGAGGTATTTCAGATTTAATTAATACTACAGGTCACATCAATGCTGACTTTGCTGATGTTAAAACAGTTATGGTTAATAAAGGGCTTGCTCTTATGGGAACTGGACTTTGTTCTGGTCCAGATAGAGCAATTAAGGCTGCAACTGAAGCTATTAGTTCTCCACTTCTTGAAGATATTTCTATCAATGGAGCAACGGGAATCATTATCAATATTACAGGTAATGACTCATTAACAATGCATGAGACTAATGAAGCAGTTACTTTAATTATGGAAGCTGCTGATGAAGACGCAGAAATCATTTTTGGGACTGTTATTGACGACACTATGGAAGACAATATTAAAGTTACAGTTGTTGCGACTGGACTTGGTGGCCTAGAAAAAGTACATCATGCATCTGTAACAAGAACTGAACAAATGGTTGAAAGGCTAAGACCAGAGCCAGTTGTTCAAAGACAGGCTCCTAAGAACTGGGAAAATAATCAAAATACTGAAATGAGAACTCAAGACACAGCTCATGTTTCATCTCAATCAACTGAGCAAACTTGGTCTCAACCTGCTTCTCAAGAAGTAAAGCCAGAGACAGTAGAAGAATTTGTATCTGCTCCTGTGGAAACTCAAAACTGGGATCAGCCAACTTATAGAGAAAGAGAAGAGATGCCTGCTAGAAATGAGGCTCAGGCTAACTCTTCATTAGCGCAGTCAATTAGAGATGCAGCAACTAGATATGAGTCTGGTAAAACTGAGCAAGTTCAAACAGCTCCAGCTAGACCAGCACAGCAAGAAAGTGTTTCAGTTAATAGAGCAAAATCAATCGCTGAGAAGTTAGGATTTATTAACTTTGATGAAGATGAGCTTGATACACCATCATTCTTAAGAAAAGATGAGAATCAATCTCATAATAATGCTGAATTTTAA
- the ftsA gene encoding cell division protein FtsA, translated as MNERNIIVGLDVGTTKVCTIVGVQNPDSELEIIGIGTHPSYGLKKGSVVNIDKTVRSIQCSLEEAKLMAGVNIHSATIGIAGSHIYSFNSSGVVAIKGSEITSEDVDRVLEAAKAVVIPSDREILHVIPQEFRVDNTNGIKDPVGMCGVRLEAHVHIVTGSIPLIQNLVKCVEQTGVKADSVTLQPIASSAAVLSSEEKELGVILVDIGGGTTDIAIWKEGSLIHSQIIPVGGNHFTNDLAVALKIPHAESERIKINHGCVLAEQLNQSAHITVQGLSGTKPREVQLSLIADVLGARADELFKIIRTIIEDKNLGNEITGGIVLTGGGALIKGIAELGEYVIERPTKIGFPTPFGGMTNIMQNPKFSTVLGLLIESSQKYEGMSKVQENNNNQMDLIGKFSDSLKSVFKEIF; from the coding sequence ATGAACGAAAGAAATATCATAGTCGGCTTAGATGTCGGTACTACCAAAGTTTGCACCATTGTCGGTGTACAGAACCCTGATTCAGAATTAGAGATAATCGGTATTGGAACTCATCCAAGTTACGGCCTTAAAAAAGGTTCAGTAGTAAATATCGATAAGACCGTTAGATCTATTCAATGCTCATTAGAAGAAGCAAAGCTAATGGCTGGCGTGAATATTCATAGTGCAACAATTGGGATTGCTGGTAGTCATATATACAGTTTTAATAGTTCTGGTGTTGTTGCTATTAAAGGCTCAGAGATAACAAGTGAAGATGTGGATAGAGTTTTAGAAGCAGCAAAAGCTGTTGTAATTCCTTCTGATAGAGAGATTCTTCATGTTATCCCTCAAGAGTTTAGAGTAGATAATACGAATGGTATTAAAGATCCAGTAGGCATGTGCGGTGTTCGCTTAGAAGCGCATGTGCACATTGTTACAGGTTCAATTCCTTTAATTCAAAACTTAGTTAAGTGTGTTGAGCAGACAGGTGTTAAGGCAGATTCTGTTACGCTACAGCCTATTGCTTCAAGTGCTGCTGTGTTATCAAGCGAAGAGAAAGAACTGGGAGTCATCTTAGTTGATATTGGTGGAGGAACTACTGATATCGCGATCTGGAAAGAAGGTAGCTTGATTCACTCACAAATTATACCTGTAGGTGGAAATCATTTTACAAATGACTTGGCCGTTGCTCTAAAGATACCTCATGCTGAGTCTGAAAGAATTAAAATAAATCATGGATGTGTGCTTGCTGAACAGCTTAATCAATCAGCGCATATTACAGTTCAAGGCTTGAGTGGAACTAAGCCTAGAGAAGTTCAGTTAAGTTTAATTGCTGATGTTCTTGGAGCAAGAGCAGATGAATTATTTAAAATAATTAGAACAATTATAGAAGATAAAAACCTTGGTAATGAAATCACGGGTGGAATCGTTCTTACTGGTGGTGGTGCTTTGATTAAAGGTATTGCTGAGCTAGGTGAGTATGTAATTGAAAGACCAACAAAGATTGGATTTCCTACCCCATTTGGTGGGATGACTAATATAATGCAAAACCCTAAGTTTTCCACTGTGCTAGGACTTTTAATAGAGTCGAGCCAGAAGTACGAAGGGATGAGTAAAGTACAAGAAAATAATAACAATCAGATGGATTTGATTGGAAAGTTTAGTGACTCTCTAAAATCCGTCTTTAAAGAAATTTTTTAA
- a CDS encoding cell division protein FtsQ/DivIB, whose translation MIDQPSKIRLILIAPVVLLFLFMVEEGVTSIGASKRQEVKYRTSFGQCPSRAAGTLTLQLIKSFEKNKSLKDVKTKIVKDKLDEKHFISSYKVKYDPLKKYLHFQYDCPEPLMKVQIYKEGGLESYEAILVDNGKLFDPTYEVLLRTENKLTYDLPFLALPVGEMDEKIQKDITKLVSGMPLKFRKKLAEVIINEDKELTIILSLNNHPSSVFMGIDEWPLKMTKLEKIVNYMELQKKIPAIINLTNSKKVVVKFNDKF comes from the coding sequence ATGATTGATCAACCATCAAAAATACGTTTGATCTTAATTGCACCAGTTGTATTACTTTTTCTCTTCATGGTTGAAGAGGGAGTGACATCGATAGGTGCTAGCAAGAGACAGGAAGTTAAATATAGAACTTCTTTTGGTCAGTGTCCTTCAAGAGCTGCTGGAACACTAACGTTGCAACTAATAAAATCTTTCGAAAAGAATAAATCTCTCAAAGATGTAAAGACAAAAATTGTTAAAGATAAACTAGATGAAAAGCATTTCATTTCGTCATATAAAGTTAAATACGATCCTTTAAAAAAGTATCTCCACTTCCAGTATGATTGTCCTGAACCATTAATGAAGGTTCAGATTTATAAGGAAGGCGGCCTTGAATCTTATGAAGCAATCTTAGTTGATAATGGAAAGTTATTTGATCCTACCTACGAGGTACTACTAAGAACAGAGAATAAGCTGACATATGATTTACCATTTCTGGCTTTACCTGTCGGTGAGATGGATGAAAAAATTCAAAAAGATATTACTAAGCTTGTTTCAGGAATGCCTCTTAAGTTTAGAAAGAAACTTGCAGAGGTAATTATCAATGAAGATAAGGAGCTAACCATAATTTTATCTTTAAATAATCACCCTTCTAGTGTTTTTATGGGGATAGACGAGTGGCCGCTTAAGATGACTAAGCTGGAGAAGATAGTTAACTATATGGAATTACAGAAGAAAATTCCAGCAATTATAAATCTTACAAATTCAAAAAAAGTTGTTGTCAAGTTCAACGACAAATTCTAG
- a CDS encoding UDP-N-acetylmuramate dehydrogenase has protein sequence MNLRELLTNIKDIELEEAKDLTKYSTMRLKAQGDLITVRSIEALKETLPTLTSKGISYRVLGLGANQLLPELSVIPFIKLALPFKSSYLDEVREIYELPASVTLSKLSSHAIKNGLSGWESFTGIPATLGGAVFMNAGTNLGEIGTLIREVRIINKLGELRVEVINETSFSYRKNHFLKEGDVVVSVSMGHLGVDPAITDKIKNYLDLRNRTQPLKEWTCGCIFENSKLERTCLAGKFIDILGLKGLSHNGLRISPKHANFMENVDNAGREDVVALIKIIKDELRLQYGVEFETEVKL, from the coding sequence ATGAACTTAAGAGAACTGTTAACTAATATTAAAGACATTGAGCTTGAAGAAGCTAAAGATCTGACAAAGTATAGTACTATGAGATTAAAGGCTCAAGGAGACTTAATAACTGTCAGATCGATAGAAGCTCTAAAAGAGACCTTGCCTACTCTAACGTCAAAAGGGATTAGCTATAGAGTGTTAGGATTGGGGGCAAATCAGCTTTTACCTGAACTTAGCGTGATTCCTTTTATAAAATTAGCTCTACCTTTTAAATCTTCTTACTTGGATGAAGTACGTGAAATATATGAACTACCAGCTTCAGTTACTTTAAGTAAATTATCTTCACATGCGATTAAAAATGGGTTGAGTGGTTGGGAGAGCTTTACTGGTATTCCAGCGACACTTGGCGGTGCTGTTTTCATGAACGCAGGAACAAATTTAGGTGAAATAGGTACTTTAATTCGAGAAGTAAGAATTATTAATAAATTAGGTGAGCTCAGAGTTGAAGTTATAAATGAAACATCATTTAGTTATAGAAAGAATCACTTTTTAAAAGAAGGTGATGTCGTAGTGTCAGTGTCAATGGGGCATTTGGGTGTTGATCCGGCAATTACTGACAAGATAAAAAATTACTTAGACTTAAGAAACAGGACACAACCTCTTAAAGAATGGACATGTGGATGTATTTTCGAAAACTCTAAACTTGAGAGAACTTGCCTGGCCGGAAAGTTTATTGATATACTGGGATTGAAGGGGTTATCTCATAATGGATTGAGAATTAGCCCGAAGCACGCTAACTTTATGGAAAATGTAGATAATGCAGGCCGTGAAGATGTCGTCGCTCTAATTAAAATAATCAAGGATGAATTACGCCTGCAGTATGGCGTTGAGTTTGAAACGGAAGTTAAACTTTAG
- the murC gene encoding UDP-N-acetylmuramate--L-alanine ligase: MFSPRKDIKVHFIGIGGIGMSGIAEVLLSLGYKVSGSDISESPTVIRLRNLGTEVFVGHKAENISNATVIVYSSAIDNTNPEVILAKSKRLPIMRRAEMLAELMRLKYGLAIAGTHGKTTTTSFLATILQESQYDPTYIIGGIVKNLDGHAKVGKGEFLVAEADESDGSFLLLNPIMSVVTNIDNDHMDHYGSEANLVDSFKEFVNKVPFYGLNALNAHDERLMAMTPEIKKPWVTFGIETKADFEARNIRYVTNVATYDLFHKGEKVIEITINLPGSHNILNSLGAISLAYNMGVSFEKIAASIIKFDGVGRRFQTLYSKGKFEIIDDYAHHPTEIETTLKTMKETRIDKKIVVVFEPHRYSRTKDCWDNFLHCFNHADEVYISPIYPASEKPIAGIESDRLISDINALHPNLVSKLDDINNIELLIKKYESENVTFVTLGAGTIGKAIRSITDK; the protein is encoded by the coding sequence ATGTTTAGTCCTAGAAAGGATATTAAGGTTCATTTTATAGGAATCGGTGGAATTGGTATGAGTGGTATTGCTGAAGTGCTGCTCTCTCTAGGATATAAAGTGAGTGGTTCTGATATTTCAGAATCTCCTACTGTTATCAGGCTTAGAAACTTAGGTACCGAAGTATTTGTAGGTCATAAGGCAGAAAATATTTCGAACGCAACAGTAATTGTATATTCATCAGCAATTGACAATACTAACCCAGAAGTTATTTTGGCAAAGTCTAAAAGATTACCAATAATGAGAAGAGCTGAAATGCTCGCTGAACTTATGAGGTTGAAATATGGGTTAGCGATCGCTGGAACTCATGGAAAAACAACTACAACAAGTTTCTTGGCAACAATTTTACAAGAAAGTCAGTATGATCCAACTTATATTATCGGTGGAATTGTTAAGAATTTAGATGGTCATGCAAAAGTTGGAAAAGGTGAGTTTCTAGTAGCTGAAGCTGATGAGTCTGATGGTTCATTTCTCTTATTGAATCCAATTATGTCTGTTGTAACTAATATAGATAACGATCATATGGATCACTATGGTAGCGAAGCGAACCTTGTGGACTCGTTTAAGGAGTTTGTAAATAAGGTACCTTTCTACGGTTTAAATGCCCTTAATGCTCACGACGAAAGATTGATGGCAATGACTCCTGAGATTAAGAAACCATGGGTTACTTTTGGAATTGAAACGAAAGCTGATTTCGAAGCACGTAATATTAGATATGTTACAAATGTTGCGACTTATGACCTTTTCCATAAAGGTGAAAAAGTAATCGAGATTACAATTAACCTTCCAGGTAGCCACAATATTCTAAACTCATTAGGAGCCATTTCTCTGGCTTATAATATGGGTGTCTCTTTTGAAAAAATTGCAGCTTCAATAATTAAGTTTGATGGTGTCGGAAGACGTTTTCAAACCCTTTATTCTAAAGGAAAATTTGAAATCATTGATGATTATGCTCATCATCCAACTGAAATTGAGACAACATTAAAAACAATGAAAGAAACAAGAATCGATAAAAAAATCGTAGTTGTTTTTGAACCACACAGATACTCAAGAACTAAAGACTGTTGGGATAACTTTCTTCACTGTTTTAATCATGCTGATGAGGTATATATCTCACCAATTTATCCTGCTAGTGAAAAACCTATTGCAGGAATTGAAAGCGATAGGCTAATTTCAGATATAAATGCTCTTCACCCTAACCTAGTCTCTAAGCTTGATGATATTAATAATATTGAATTACTTATTAAGAAGTATGAAAGTGAAAATGTAACTTTTGTAACTTTAGGCGCCGGAACAATTGGAAAGGCCATAAGGTCTATTACAGATAAATGA
- the ftsW gene encoding putative lipid II flippase FtsW has protein sequence MNDDFSRMEKLSTYLKFSLGTLLTIGVIMVYSASYMYAKENFGNSGYFFIKQLIFAAIALGVAFVVSRTKYKFWLKFSLFINSAATFLLFLTFVPGLRTVAKGANRWLNFAGVTVQPGELIKYTILLVAIVFFENFEKFDRNTRIKYAVSLCLPFLLLILQPDFGTFSICFFSISFVCFLSSFPRKYFYSSFIAGLFIGCAVLVAAPYRLKRLLTFLDPWANAQGSGFQIIQSWIGFANGGFFGTGPGNSIEKLFYLPEAHNDFIFSVIGEEFGFLGVMSIALLFLFLIYAGFSLSLKVKMREGSILMATIIFVVGIQGALNMGVVLGLLPTKGLNLPFISYGGSSLLGNLFGIGLFFAVLRSYREKTTSSYSDNNIFNPTSGHSSSFQTPTNQASSSFTR, from the coding sequence ATGAATGATGACTTCTCTAGGATGGAAAAGCTCTCCACTTATTTAAAATTCTCTTTAGGCACGCTCCTTACAATTGGAGTGATAATGGTCTACTCAGCATCATATATGTATGCAAAAGAGAACTTTGGAAACTCTGGCTACTTTTTTATAAAACAATTAATTTTTGCCGCAATCGCCCTTGGTGTTGCTTTTGTTGTATCAAGGACAAAATACAAGTTTTGGCTTAAGTTTTCTCTATTCATAAATTCAGCCGCAACTTTCTTATTGTTCTTAACTTTTGTTCCAGGTCTTAGAACTGTTGCTAAAGGTGCAAATCGTTGGCTCAATTTTGCTGGCGTTACAGTACAGCCTGGCGAGCTTATTAAATACACCATACTTCTGGTAGCAATCGTTTTTTTCGAGAACTTTGAAAAGTTCGATCGAAACACGAGAATTAAATATGCAGTAAGTTTGTGCCTTCCATTCTTATTGCTGATTTTACAACCAGACTTCGGTACATTTTCTATCTGCTTCTTTTCGATTAGTTTTGTATGCTTTTTGAGTTCTTTTCCAAGAAAATACTTTTATTCATCGTTCATTGCAGGGTTATTTATTGGTTGTGCCGTACTAGTGGCCGCACCATATAGGTTAAAGCGTTTACTTACTTTTCTTGATCCTTGGGCAAATGCACAGGGCTCAGGATTTCAAATTATTCAATCATGGATTGGGTTTGCAAATGGTGGCTTCTTTGGAACAGGACCAGGTAATAGTATAGAGAAACTATTCTATTTACCTGAAGCCCATAACGATTTTATATTTTCAGTAATTGGAGAGGAGTTTGGATTCTTAGGTGTGATGAGCATCGCTTTATTATTTCTTTTTTTGATTTATGCAGGCTTTAGTCTCTCATTAAAAGTAAAAATGAGAGAAGGTTCAATCTTAATGGCCACTATAATTTTTGTAGTAGGTATTCAAGGGGCACTTAATATGGGCGTTGTACTTGGTTTACTTCCTACTAAAGGGTTGAACTTACCTTTTATTAGTTACGGTGGTTCGTCCTTACTCGGTAACCTTTTTGGTATAGGATTGTTTTTTGCAGTGCTTCGTTCTTATCGAGAAAAAACCACGAGCTCTTATAGTGATAATAATATCTTTAATCCTACATCAGGACATTCATCTAGTTTTCAAACCCCGACAAATCAGGCATCATCTAGCTTTACAAGATAG
- the murD gene encoding UDP-N-acetylmuramoyl-L-alanine--D-glutamate ligase, producing MERFQGKKVLIVGIGKTGFTLINFFNTVGCEIKVTDIKPIFDLNKAVKKLKKIQPPLQMTFGEHRDSDFLEADVVVYSSSVNPDLPQLELARQNGKEVYSEFALGNLLCRKPIIAVCGSQGRTTVAHMIGYTLKLDGKNVFIGGTSGSPFIEYAMLPNKEEVDYVVVEVSAVQMRKLTNFHPKLVVFTNISENYPDKHFSSVGDYIETKLSIIKTLSPDDTLVVNFDQLANNTFFRNANCQTYWYSRKSFVTMGVINEIQGTHFHDRRIHSNINYHSEFKVNQMRIIGQENRENLLAAITACKALEVSDKSIQSCVQKFPGIPHRLEFLMEKNGVSFYNDSKAETMEELCKSISAFKNQVILIAGGKDIEDFDFEPYTNDVIKYSRVIVLVGECKERMNRALQEHTQTFIVGSFEESILLAYQKSRTGDVILLSPGNGASDFFRDYEERGSYFKKLVYQL from the coding sequence ATGGAACGTTTTCAAGGCAAAAAAGTTCTAATTGTTGGAATTGGTAAAACAGGTTTTACGTTAATCAATTTCTTTAACACTGTTGGGTGTGAAATTAAAGTGACGGATATAAAGCCTATCTTTGATTTAAACAAAGCAGTAAAAAAGTTGAAAAAAATTCAACCACCTCTTCAAATGACTTTTGGAGAACACAGAGATAGTGATTTTCTTGAAGCAGACGTAGTTGTTTACTCTTCTTCGGTTAATCCTGATCTTCCTCAACTTGAGCTAGCAAGACAAAATGGAAAAGAAGTTTATTCAGAATTTGCACTGGGTAATCTATTATGTAGAAAACCAATTATAGCAGTATGTGGAAGCCAGGGTAGAACTACAGTAGCTCACATGATCGGCTATACGCTTAAATTAGACGGTAAGAATGTTTTTATTGGAGGTACTTCAGGAAGTCCTTTTATAGAATATGCAATGCTGCCTAACAAAGAAGAGGTTGATTACGTCGTAGTAGAAGTTTCTGCTGTTCAGATGAGAAAACTTACTAATTTTCACCCTAAGTTAGTTGTGTTTACTAATATTAGTGAAAACTATCCTGATAAGCATTTCAGCTCAGTTGGTGATTATATTGAAACTAAGTTAAGTATTATCAAAACATTGTCTCCTGATGACACTCTTGTTGTTAACTTTGATCAGTTAGCAAATAATACATTTTTTAGAAATGCAAATTGCCAAACTTATTGGTACTCAAGAAAGTCTTTTGTGACAATGGGAGTTATAAACGAGATCCAAGGAACTCACTTCCACGACAGAAGAATTCACTCGAATATAAATTATCATTCTGAATTTAAAGTTAATCAGATGAGAATTATTGGACAAGAGAATAGAGAAAATTTATTAGCAGCTATTACTGCATGTAAGGCCTTAGAAGTTTCTGATAAGTCTATTCAGTCATGTGTTCAAAAGTTTCCTGGAATTCCTCACCGTCTTGAGTTCCTTATGGAAAAAAATGGAGTGTCTTTTTATAACGATTCTAAAGCTGAAACTATGGAAGAGTTATGTAAGTCTATTTCGGCATTTAAAAATCAAGTTATTCTAATTGCTGGTGGTAAGGATATTGAAGATTTTGATTTCGAACCATATACGAACGACGTAATTAAGTACTCTCGAGTTATTGTACTAGTTGGTGAATGTAAGGAAAGAATGAACCGTGCTCTTCAAGAGCATACTCAAACATTCATCGTTGGCTCTTTTGAAGAGTCAATCCTTTTGGCCTACCAAAAGTCTAGAACAGGTGATGTTATCTTATTATCACCTGGAAATGGCGCTTCAGATTTCTTTAGAGACTACGAAGAACGTGGTAGTTACTTTAAGAAACTTGTTTATCAATTATAA
- the mraY gene encoding phospho-N-acetylmuramoyl-pentapeptide-transferase, with amino-acid sequence MLYHFLYPLSQDFSAFNIFRYITFRTFAAFLIATIFSIVWGQYFIKFMKRKQFGQIVRDDGPESHLKKAGTPTMGGVFIIGTIFVTMLVTANFFSIPVLVTLGVTLSYFLLGFCDDYLKVLKKNTDGISAKGKLLWQFATALLAGYFLISNGVIDTNLYVPFVKGPVLDMGWFYVLFIGLVVVGSSNAVNLTDGLDGLAIGPIVTSAASLGIIAYAAGHKEIAAYLFIPYVENIGELMVISAAIIGAGVGFLWYNSYPAQIFMGDVGSLSLGGNLGIIAVLTKSEILFVIIGGIFVVEALSVILQVGSYKLRKKRIFRMAPIHHHFELKGWPEPKVIVRFWIISIFLAMFAIATLKMR; translated from the coding sequence ATGCTATATCATTTTTTATATCCTCTAAGTCAGGATTTCTCTGCTTTTAATATTTTTCGCTATATTACATTTCGTACTTTTGCGGCTTTCTTGATTGCTACTATCTTTTCAATCGTTTGGGGTCAATATTTCATTAAATTTATGAAAAGGAAGCAGTTTGGACAAATCGTGAGAGATGACGGTCCTGAAAGTCACTTAAAGAAGGCTGGAACACCTACAATGGGTGGAGTTTTCATTATTGGTACTATTTTCGTAACAATGTTAGTTACGGCCAATTTCTTCTCTATACCAGTCCTCGTTACTCTAGGCGTTACACTATCTTACTTCTTATTAGGCTTTTGTGATGACTATCTTAAAGTTTTAAAAAAAAATACTGATGGAATATCAGCTAAAGGAAAGCTTTTGTGGCAATTCGCTACGGCCTTGTTAGCTGGCTACTTTCTAATTAGTAATGGTGTAATAGATACTAATTTGTACGTTCCTTTTGTTAAGGGACCGGTTTTAGATATGGGCTGGTTCTATGTTCTTTTTATAGGACTAGTCGTAGTCGGTTCAAGTAATGCAGTAAACCTAACTGACGGCTTAGATGGTTTAGCAATTGGTCCAATCGTTACAAGTGCGGCAAGTTTAGGTATTATTGCTTACGCTGCTGGTCATAAAGAGATTGCTGCATACCTATTTATTCCTTATGTAGAAAATATCGGTGAATTGATGGTTATTTCTGCGGCCATAATAGGTGCCGGTGTAGGCTTTCTATGGTACAACTCTTATCCAGCACAAATATTTATGGGAGATGTTGGTTCTCTAAGCCTAGGTGGAAACCTAGGAATTATAGCGGTGCTGACTAAGAGTGAGATACTCTTTGTGATTATCGGTGGTATTTTTGTTGTAGAGGCCCTATCTGTAATTTTACAAGTAGGCTCCTATAAACTTAGAAAGAAAAGAATTTTTAGAATGGCCCCTATACATCATCACTTTGAATTAAAGGGATGGCCGGAGCCAAAAGTAATAGTCAGATTTTGGATTATTAGTATATTTTTAGCAATGTTCGCGATAGCGACATTGAAAATGAGGTAA